The proteins below are encoded in one region of Ferroplasma acidiphilum:
- a CDS encoding DEAD/DEAH box helicase, which produces MSSFENMDISENLRKSLGLMKFTEPTEIQEKAIPVVLTGKDVIIRSKTGSGKTAAYLLPVLNSVEKLKGKGVKAIIILPTRELALQTHRVASRLGKISGIKSTIVYGGASIIRQVEELPGSDIVIGTPGRILDLYNQKYLKLDHVKYLVLDEADLMLDMGFIDDIKKIISFTPEGRQTILLSATLPAEVKTIANHFMNNPEFVDAGGDEAIPSSIKHLYTVSEKFDKFSTLMSYIHSYNSRKAIVFVKTQRSGDLLNLILSRSGFNNVLIHGGMKQHARERSIADFRHIDSGILVATNVAARGLDIPNITDIINFDAPESTETYAHRVGRSGRMGKDGRAMTIFDPSQKSLIQSIQRRNRIKMEKINIDLETEYTDINYGKLIAQFRDNEENAPEPDYHSRGRRPSGGRDRRPSSRRETGSRPGRSSGNYRRREHQ; this is translated from the coding sequence TTGTCTAGTTTTGAAAATATGGATATATCAGAAAATTTAAGGAAATCATTAGGCTTAATGAAGTTTACGGAACCAACAGAAATCCAGGAAAAAGCAATTCCTGTAGTATTGACGGGAAAGGATGTTATTATACGTTCTAAAACAGGTTCAGGTAAAACAGCGGCATATCTACTGCCTGTGTTGAACTCGGTAGAAAAGTTAAAGGGTAAAGGTGTAAAAGCAATAATTATATTGCCAACAAGGGAACTGGCGCTTCAGACCCACAGGGTTGCCTCAAGGCTCGGAAAAATTTCAGGAATAAAATCAACAATTGTATATGGTGGAGCATCCATAATAAGGCAGGTTGAGGAACTTCCTGGTTCAGATATCGTGATCGGGACACCCGGAAGAATACTGGATTTATACAACCAGAAATACCTTAAACTTGACCATGTCAAGTATCTGGTACTTGATGAAGCGGACCTTATGCTTGATATGGGATTCATAGATGACATAAAGAAAATTATCTCATTTACCCCGGAAGGCAGGCAAACTATATTGCTATCTGCAACATTGCCTGCAGAGGTTAAAACAATAGCAAACCATTTCATGAATAACCCTGAGTTTGTAGATGCAGGTGGGGATGAAGCTATACCATCATCAATAAAACACCTTTACACTGTATCTGAGAAGTTTGACAAATTCTCAACTCTTATGTCCTACATACACAGTTATAATTCCAGAAAAGCTATAGTATTTGTGAAGACACAGAGATCCGGTGACCTTTTAAATCTAATACTCTCAAGATCAGGATTCAATAATGTGCTGATCCATGGTGGAATGAAGCAGCATGCCCGTGAGAGGTCTATAGCGGATTTCAGGCACATAGATTCAGGGATACTTGTTGCAACAAACGTGGCTGCAAGGGGGCTTGACATTCCAAATATTACAGATATAATCAACTTTGATGCGCCGGAGAGTACTGAAACATACGCACACCGTGTTGGCAGGTCAGGAAGAATGGGCAAGGATGGAAGGGCAATGACAATATTCGATCCCAGCCAGAAAAGCCTTATCCAGAGCATACAGAGAAGAAACAGGATAAAAATGGAGAAAATAAACATAGACCTTGAAACAGAGTACACCGATATCAATTACGGCAAATTAATCGCACAGTTCCGTGATAATGAAGAAAACGCCCCTGAACCGGATTACCATAGCCGTGGCAGAAGGCCATCAGGCGGCAGGGATAGGAGGCCATCTTCCCGCAGGGAAACAGGAAGCAGGCCAGGAAGAAGCAGTGGAAACTACCGCAGAAGAGAACATCAATAA